From Flavobacterium sp. 102, a single genomic window includes:
- a CDS encoding 2-oxo acid dehydrogenase subunit E2, with protein MATKITMPRLSDTMTEGTVATWLKKVGDAVKEGDILAEIETDKATMEFESFNAGTLLYIGIKEGETATVDSLLAIIGKEGEDITGLISGGNSTPATPEAKAAAPAQAETQPTTDNSQPTTFPKGVVVVTMPRLSDTMTEGTVATWLKKVGDEVKEGDILAEIETDKATMEFESFNAGTLLFIGINEGQSAPVDSVLAIIGPAGTDINGIAENYKKGGAASAATPVATEQATATTPIAEATQTADGGRIFASPLAKQIAKDKGINLSQVKGSGENGRITKSDVENFTPSNVTPSAVEVQQPTTDNRQPTTSVQPFVPAGEKFSEEIKNSQMRKTIAKRLSESIFTAPHFYLTIEVGMDEAMKSRAVINTVPDTKVSFNDMVVKACAMALKKHPQVNSQWREDAMIINHHVNIGVAVAVEDGLVVPVLNFTDQMSLTQIGASVRDLAGKAKNKKLTPAEMDGSTFTVSNLGMFGIQSFTSIINQPNSAILSVGAIEEKPVVRNGQIVVGNTMTLTLACDHRTVDGATGAQFLQTLRIFLENPVTMLA; from the coding sequence ATGGCAACAAAAATCACAATGCCGCGTTTGAGCGACACGATGACGGAAGGAACTGTAGCCACTTGGTTGAAAAAAGTAGGTGACGCAGTTAAAGAAGGCGATATTTTAGCAGAAATCGAAACCGATAAAGCCACCATGGAGTTTGAATCTTTCAACGCCGGTACATTATTATACATAGGAATCAAAGAAGGAGAAACTGCCACAGTTGATTCGCTTTTAGCCATCATCGGTAAAGAAGGCGAAGATATTACAGGATTAATTTCGGGAGGCAATTCAACACCTGCAACTCCTGAGGCAAAAGCAGCAGCCCCGGCTCAAGCTGAAACCCAGCCGACAACCGATAACAGTCAACCGACAACTTTTCCAAAAGGAGTTGTAGTAGTAACAATGCCTCGTCTAAGTGATACGATGACCGAAGGTACCGTAGCCACTTGGTTGAAAAAAGTAGGTGACGAAGTTAAAGAAGGAGACATTTTAGCCGAAATCGAAACTGATAAAGCCACAATGGAATTCGAATCTTTCAACGCCGGTACTTTATTATTCATCGGAATCAATGAAGGACAATCGGCACCAGTTGACAGCGTTTTAGCCATCATCGGTCCGGCAGGAACTGACATCAACGGCATAGCCGAAAATTATAAAAAAGGTGGCGCTGCTTCAGCTGCTACTCCGGTAGCGACTGAACAAGCTACAGCAACGACACCTATTGCCGAAGCAACGCAAACAGCAGATGGCGGAAGAATTTTTGCTTCTCCATTAGCCAAACAAATTGCGAAGGACAAAGGAATCAACTTGTCTCAAGTAAAAGGCTCAGGAGAAAACGGTCGCATCACCAAAAGTGATGTGGAGAATTTCACTCCATCCAATGTTACACCGAGCGCAGTCGAGGTGCAACAACCGACAACTGACAACCGACAACCGACAACTTCTGTACAACCATTTGTTCCGGCCGGAGAAAAGTTCAGCGAAGAAATCAAAAACTCGCAAATGCGTAAAACCATTGCGAAACGTCTTTCGGAATCAATCTTTACTGCGCCACATTTCTATTTGACTATTGAAGTTGGCATGGACGAAGCGATGAAATCTCGTGCCGTTATCAATACCGTTCCGGATACGAAAGTATCATTTAACGATATGGTAGTAAAAGCTTGTGCTATGGCTTTGAAAAAGCACCCACAAGTGAATTCTCAATGGAGAGAAGACGCAATGATCATCAATCACCACGTCAATATTGGCGTAGCCGTAGCTGTTGAAGACGGTTTAGTCGTTCCGGTATTGAACTTTACAGATCAAATGAGTTTAACTCAAATTGGTGCCAGCGTAAGAGACTTAGCCGGTAAAGCCAAAAACAAAAAACTAACACCTGCCGAAATGGACGGAAGTACGTTTACCGTTTCTAACTTAGGAATGTTTGGCATTCAGTCATTCACTTCTATCATCAACCAGCCAAACTCAGCTATACTATCCGTAGGCGCGATAGAAGAAAAACCGGTGGTTAGAAATGGTCAGATTGTAGTGGGCAATACCATGACCTTAACTTTAGCTTGCGACCACAGAACCGTTGACGGTGCTACAGGAGCGCAATTCTTGCAGACATTGAGAATCTTCTTGGAGAATCCGGTAACGATGTTGGCGTAA
- the pdhA gene encoding pyruvate dehydrogenase (acetyl-transferring) E1 component subunit alpha, whose translation MKEVTREVYLKWYEDMLFWRKFEDKLAALYIQQKVRGFLHLYNGQEAVLAGALHAMNLGGKDKMITAYRNHVQPIGMGVDPKKVMAELLGKVTGTSKGMGGSMHIFSKEHGFYGGHGIVGAQIPVGAGMAFADKYFETGGVTLTYFGDGAARQGSLHEAFNMAMLWKLPVVFICENNGYAMGTSVERTANHTDIWKLGLGYEMPCGPVDGMNPVKVAEAMHEAMERARRGDGPTFLEMKTYRYRGHSMSDAQLYRSKDEVEEYKKIDPITQVLDVIKEKKYATEAEIEAIDERVKDLVEECATFAEESPFPEAQQLYDVVYEQENYPFIPHRL comes from the coding sequence ATGAAAGAAGTAACAAGAGAAGTTTATTTGAAATGGTATGAAGACATGCTGTTTTGGAGAAAGTTTGAAGACAAACTTGCCGCACTCTATATTCAACAAAAAGTTAGAGGATTTCTTCACTTATATAATGGTCAGGAAGCCGTTTTGGCCGGTGCATTGCACGCTATGAACTTAGGCGGAAAAGACAAAATGATTACGGCCTATCGTAATCACGTTCAACCAATCGGAATGGGTGTTGACCCAAAGAAAGTAATGGCGGAACTTTTAGGAAAAGTAACGGGAACTTCCAAAGGAATGGGCGGTTCAATGCACATCTTTTCTAAAGAACACGGATTTTATGGTGGTCATGGTATCGTAGGAGCTCAAATTCCTGTGGGTGCCGGTATGGCTTTCGCCGATAAATATTTTGAAACCGGTGGTGTAACCCTAACCTATTTTGGGGATGGTGCAGCACGTCAAGGTTCATTACACGAAGCTTTCAACATGGCCATGTTATGGAAATTACCGGTAGTATTCATTTGTGAAAACAATGGATATGCGATGGGAACTTCTGTTGAAAGAACAGCTAACCACACCGACATTTGGAAACTGGGTTTAGGGTATGAAATGCCTTGCGGACCAGTCGATGGAATGAACCCGGTAAAAGTAGCCGAAGCCATGCATGAAGCGATGGAAAGAGCGCGTCGTGGAGACGGACCCACTTTCTTAGAAATGAAAACATACCGCTATAGAGGTCACTCTATGTCGGATGCTCAATTATACCGTTCTAAAGACGAAGTGGAAGAATACAAAAAAATTGACCCAATTACCCAAGTATTGGATGTCATCAAAGAGAAAAAGTATGCTACTGAAGCAGAAATTGAAGCGATAGACGAAAGAGTAAAAGATTTAGTAGAAGAGTGTGCCACATTCGCCGAAGAATCTCCTTTCCCGGAAGCGCAACAATTATATGATGTGGTGTACGAACAAGAAAATTATCCTTTCATCCCTCACAGACTATAA
- the cdd gene encoding cytidine deaminase — translation MKEININTSFTVFQSVNELPQDVQSLMQQAVKIRKKAYAPYSKFRVGAALLLDNGKIVLGSNQENAAYPSGLCAERVAIFQSGAIYPDAKIIKLAVTAASDNNETKSPIPPCGACRQSISEYEFKQDSPIEIYFMGESGEVYKSDSIKNLLPLSFDKNFL, via the coding sequence ATGAAAGAAATAAACATCAATACCTCGTTCACCGTTTTTCAGTCTGTCAATGAACTTCCGCAAGATGTACAATCATTAATGCAACAAGCAGTTAAAATCAGAAAAAAAGCGTATGCGCCTTATTCTAAATTCAGAGTAGGTGCTGCATTACTCTTAGATAACGGAAAAATTGTTTTGGGTTCCAATCAGGAAAACGCTGCTTATCCTTCAGGGCTTTGTGCCGAAAGAGTTGCTATTTTTCAAAGCGGCGCCATTTATCCGGATGCCAAAATAATCAAATTAGCGGTTACAGCTGCCTCGGACAACAACGAAACTAAATCTCCAATTCCACCATGTGGTGCTTGTCGCCAATCGATTTCTGAATACGAATTCAAACAAGATTCGCCAATAGAAATCTATTTTATGGGCGAAAGCGGAGAAGTTTACAAATCAGATTCGATTAAAAATTTACTACCGTTAAGTTTCGACAAAAACTTCTTGTAA
- the porV gene encoding type IX secretion system outer membrane channel protein PorV: protein MKKIVILFILFTTIPSIKAQQDSRVITTGVPFLLVAADARAAGLADQGVATSADAFSQQWNPAKYAFSLDKQGFTASYTPYLTDLVNDISLGQATYYNRINERSAFGVSLRYFGLGEIEFRREAEDVPVIVKPNELALDGSYSLKLSERFAMSVAGRYIRSQLRFPTESGGDAKPASTFAVDIAGFYQSEETALADFNGRLRLGFNFQNLGPKINYDAGASDDDSANFLPANMRIGGGYDFIFDEYNKVSVSVELAKLLVPTPQSADLDGDGLITSPEELALRDENNAEYNKVNWVSGIFKSFGDAPGGFSEELQEFTYSVGAEYVYQDSFAMRLGYFNESPEKGARKFFSLGAGFKYNVVKVDVSYLFSASKVKNPLENTLRFSLTFNFGDKYEEY, encoded by the coding sequence ATGAAAAAAATTGTAATCCTCTTTATATTATTTACCACAATACCATCTATAAAAGCCCAGCAAGATAGTCGTGTAATCACAACAGGAGTTCCATTTCTATTAGTGGCAGCTGATGCTCGTGCAGCTGGTTTGGCTGACCAAGGAGTAGCCACTTCAGCCGATGCTTTTTCACAACAGTGGAACCCGGCCAAATATGCTTTTTCACTTGACAAACAAGGCTTTACCGCAAGTTACACACCTTACTTAACTGATTTGGTGAATGACATTTCATTAGGCCAAGCCACTTACTACAACAGAATAAACGAAAGAAGTGCTTTTGGGGTGAGTTTACGTTACTTCGGATTAGGAGAAATTGAATTCAGAAGAGAAGCAGAAGATGTTCCGGTAATTGTAAAACCAAACGAATTAGCCTTAGACGGTTCCTACTCTTTGAAACTAAGTGAAAGATTCGCCATGTCGGTTGCAGGTAGATATATCCGTTCTCAATTAAGATTCCCAACCGAATCAGGTGGCGATGCCAAACCAGCCAGTACTTTTGCAGTGGATATTGCCGGTTTTTACCAAAGTGAAGAAACTGCATTGGCCGATTTTAACGGACGCTTGAGATTGGGTTTCAACTTTCAAAACCTAGGACCGAAAATCAATTATGATGCTGGTGCTTCTGATGATGATAGTGCCAACTTCCTTCCGGCCAACATGAGAATTGGTGGTGGTTATGATTTTATTTTTGACGAATACAACAAAGTATCGGTAAGTGTCGAATTAGCCAAACTTTTAGTGCCAACACCACAAAGTGCCGACCTAGATGGTGATGGATTAATCACATCACCTGAAGAATTGGCTTTAAGAGATGAAAACAATGCTGAATACAACAAAGTAAACTGGGTTTCAGGTATCTTCAAGTCATTTGGTGATGCGCCCGGTGGTTTTAGCGAAGAATTACAAGAGTTCACCTACTCTGTAGGTGCTGAATATGTATACCAAGATTCATTTGCAATGCGTTTAGGTTACTTTAATGAAAGCCCGGAAAAAGGGGCTAGAAAATTTTTCTCTCTGGGTGCCGGATTTAAATACAACGTAGTTAAAGTAGATGTATCTTATTTATTCTCTGCTTCGAAAGTGAAAAACCCATTAGAAAACACCCTTCGTTTCTCCTTAACATTTAACTTTGGTGATAAATACGAAGAATATTAG
- the porU gene encoding type IX secretion system sortase PorU, with product MKKIITVLLLFVTFISISQEQGSVTLNWTEKKVFYQGDYSFNIPQFNVENFQFDSYSKTLNYLLTFNLTSDIPENGMQITNLVFEPIAENQLGDLDPKNIPTSFKYSFRTNAARDQFYGNLSVSPIIKEGNSFKKLISFNYLAQQNQANRTINSSNNVEAIQNSVLSSGNWYRFYIKKSGVYKISKSFLQSLGLDTNVDPRKIKIFGSGGKMLPLLNSVAYPIDLEENAIQFIGESDGVFDSQDYILFYADGLDNWNDDYKTNLNIYTEKAYFYVTTTGGIGKRITEMAQPTGTANTNITTFDDYQFYETEKINFTRLGRLWFGEDFNFNNIQEFDFNFPNLVTTAPMQISVHAGSSAFTATNFKVEANSQLVGNINIGALNVVSSVKILEGIVTNNVNISSEDVTITITYDNGSVPSSKGYLDFINIKAKRNLQGYGKQFRFQFDQANALSGIGEYQLSNAAGISQVWDITDIYNVTKVENANASSFSFKSDLGEIRKYIAIDNTDFYIPSKESKAKVDNQNLKGTIFTNAQGQFQDVDYLIITPKNLNSQAEKLANFHRNYSNLKVKVVNLENIYPEFSSGKQDIAAIRNFVKYVYENASSSDNRVRYLNLFGDGSYDFKDRIPNNTNIVPTYQSLNSFTESESSFTSDDFFGLMSPNEGRMDFGTLPLNGQLSITPNYGQLDIAVGRMIVSSTQQAEEMVNKIIEYHDIKSYGNWRNNYVSIADDPSIGSNGQATSDNQLQYFQNRLTDRITLEKPFINPKKIILDAYVQETSAGGKRYPKAREELFAAFEKGALVFNYLGHGGEDGLSEERIWEKSDGQNLANRYKYPLFITITCDFSRFDNPYRPTAGEYTYWNPKGGAIAMITTVRSIGQTTAQSFNDVMAQQLFAYGSNNYPSIAEALRRAKNISPNSATNIVFYLGDPALMLAIAKPKIVLTEVNDMPITGPIDDLKSLAYVKLSGQVLDENDNPLPTYNGELSVNIFDKNITVNTLRNDGTNAYNPSGTTPAPATMAFTALGETIFRGNASVNNGQFEFGFVVPRDIRIPVDNGKISFYSKRNQILLDKSGYNTDIKIGGINTNAVADNTGPTVRLYMNDETFVNGGITNESPFLLAILEDEHGINTASGIGHDIVGILDGDESKPYIMNDYYETELDDYTKGRVYFPFRNLAVGLHTLTFKAWDVYNNPITAEIQFVVVGDETIALDHVLNYPNPFVSYTEFWFSHNRPFEPLDVQVQVMTITGKIVWSKNQTVTTDGFLCREITWDGKDDFGDRIGKGVYVYKLTVKSTLSNKKAEKIEKLVIL from the coding sequence ATGAAAAAGATTATTACCGTTTTATTGCTATTTGTTACCTTCATAAGTATTTCTCAAGAGCAAGGAAGCGTTACTTTGAATTGGACTGAGAAAAAAGTGTTCTATCAAGGTGACTATTCCTTTAATATTCCACAATTTAATGTTGAAAATTTCCAGTTTGACAGTTACTCAAAAACCCTCAACTATTTACTGACTTTTAATCTCACTAGTGATATTCCAGAAAACGGCATGCAAATCACTAATCTGGTTTTTGAACCTATAGCAGAAAACCAATTGGGTGATTTAGATCCAAAAAACATCCCTACTTCTTTTAAATATAGTTTTAGAACTAATGCAGCCCGTGATCAATTTTATGGAAATTTATCTGTTTCTCCTATTATTAAGGAAGGTAATTCATTTAAAAAATTAATCTCTTTCAATTATTTGGCTCAGCAAAACCAAGCCAACAGAACTATAAACTCATCCAATAATGTAGAAGCCATTCAAAACTCTGTTTTAAGCTCAGGGAATTGGTATCGTTTTTACATTAAAAAATCAGGCGTCTACAAAATCAGCAAGAGCTTCCTTCAAAGTTTAGGCTTAGACACTAATGTTGATCCGAGAAAAATCAAAATTTTTGGCAGTGGCGGCAAAATGTTACCCCTATTAAATTCTGTTGCGTATCCCATAGATTTAGAAGAAAATGCCATTCAATTTATAGGTGAAAGCGATGGTGTTTTTGACAGTCAGGATTATATTCTTTTCTATGCGGATGGATTAGACAATTGGAATGATGATTACAAAACCAATCTGAACATCTACACCGAAAAGGCTTACTTTTATGTCACAACAACCGGTGGAATAGGTAAAAGAATCACTGAAATGGCTCAACCCACCGGAACGGCTAATACCAACATTACCACTTTTGACGATTATCAATTTTACGAAACGGAAAAGATAAATTTCACCCGTTTGGGCAGGCTGTGGTTTGGAGAAGATTTCAACTTCAATAACATACAAGAATTTGATTTCAACTTTCCGAATTTAGTTACCACTGCTCCTATGCAAATATCGGTTCATGCCGGTTCTTCTGCTTTTACGGCTACCAATTTTAAGGTTGAGGCCAACTCTCAATTGGTAGGAAACATCAACATAGGCGCACTTAATGTTGTGAGCAGTGTAAAAATCTTGGAAGGCATTGTAACCAACAATGTAAATATTTCTTCAGAAGACGTGACCATCACAATCACTTATGATAATGGTAGTGTTCCGAGTTCTAAAGGATATTTAGACTTCATCAACATCAAAGCCAAAAGAAACCTTCAAGGCTATGGAAAACAATTTAGATTTCAGTTTGACCAAGCCAATGCTTTGTCCGGGATAGGAGAATATCAACTCTCAAATGCAGCAGGAATAAGTCAGGTTTGGGACATTACTGATATATATAATGTAACCAAAGTTGAAAATGCCAATGCGAGTTCATTTTCGTTCAAATCCGATTTAGGAGAAATCAGAAAATATATTGCCATTGACAACACGGATTTTTATATTCCTTCCAAAGAATCTAAAGCTAAAGTAGACAATCAAAATCTAAAAGGAACCATATTTACCAATGCGCAAGGGCAATTTCAAGATGTTGACTACTTAATCATAACACCCAAAAATCTCAATTCTCAAGCGGAGAAGTTGGCTAATTTCCATAGAAATTATTCCAATTTAAAAGTCAAAGTGGTGAATTTAGAAAACATATATCCCGAATTCTCTTCAGGAAAACAAGATATTGCAGCCATCAGAAACTTTGTCAAATATGTTTATGAAAACGCTTCTTCTTCTGACAATCGCGTTAGATACCTAAATCTCTTCGGTGATGGTTCTTATGATTTTAAAGATCGAATTCCAAATAACACGAACATTGTCCCAACCTACCAAAGCTTGAACAGCTTTACCGAATCAGAATCTTCTTTTACCTCTGATGACTTTTTTGGATTAATGTCACCCAATGAAGGCCGAATGGATTTTGGCACTTTACCTTTAAATGGGCAATTGAGCATTACTCCTAATTACGGTCAACTTGATATTGCTGTAGGCCGAATGATTGTCAGCTCAACACAACAGGCAGAAGAAATGGTAAACAAAATCATCGAATACCATGATATAAAATCTTATGGTAATTGGAGAAACAACTACGTCAGCATTGCCGACGATCCATCAATTGGCAGCAATGGCCAAGCTACTTCAGACAATCAATTACAGTACTTTCAAAACCGATTGACAGATAGAATCACACTGGAAAAACCTTTTATCAATCCTAAAAAAATAATCTTGGACGCGTATGTTCAAGAAACTTCTGCCGGTGGAAAACGCTATCCTAAAGCCCGTGAAGAACTCTTTGCTGCTTTCGAAAAAGGCGCTTTGGTCTTTAATTATTTAGGACATGGCGGTGAAGACGGCTTATCCGAAGAACGCATTTGGGAAAAATCAGACGGACAAAATTTAGCCAATCGATACAAATATCCTTTATTCATAACGATTACTTGTGACTTTTCCAGATTTGACAATCCCTACCGACCAACAGCCGGAGAATACACTTATTGGAACCCAAAAGGCGGTGCTATCGCCATGATAACCACAGTTCGGTCTATTGGACAAACTACTGCTCAATCTTTTAATGATGTTATGGCGCAACAGCTTTTTGCTTACGGAAGCAACAATTATCCTTCTATTGCAGAAGCTTTACGTAGGGCTAAAAACATCAGCCCAAATTCGGCCACTAATATTGTATTCTATCTTGGAGATCCGGCTTTAATGTTGGCTATTGCCAAACCTAAAATAGTGTTGACTGAAGTCAATGACATGCCTATAACGGGACCAATTGACGATCTAAAATCATTGGCCTATGTGAAATTATCCGGACAAGTTTTAGATGAAAACGACAATCCTTTGCCAACTTACAACGGTGAATTATCGGTAAATATTTTCGACAAAAACATTACTGTTAATACACTAAGGAATGACGGCACTAACGCCTATAATCCTAGTGGAACTACACCAGCCCCAGCCACAATGGCTTTTACAGCTTTAGGCGAAACCATTTTCAGAGGAAATGCGTCTGTAAATAATGGCCAATTTGAATTTGGATTTGTTGTACCCAGAGATATTAGAATCCCGGTTGACAATGGAAAAATCAGTTTCTACTCTAAACGAAATCAGATATTACTAGACAAAAGCGGTTACAATACCGATATTAAAATCGGTGGTATTAACACCAATGCTGTAGCCGATAATACCGGCCCAACAGTAAGACTGTACATGAATGATGAAACATTCGTCAATGGTGGAATTACGAATGAATCACCGTTTTTACTGGCTATTTTAGAAGATGAACACGGAATAAATACAGCAAGCGGTATTGGTCACGACATAGTAGGCATTCTTGATGGAGACGAAAGCAAACCGTACATCATGAATGATTATTATGAAACCGAGTTAGACGATTACACCAAAGGAAGGGTTTATTTCCCTTTCCGAAATTTAGCGGTCGGTTTGCATACACTTACTTTCAAAGCTTGGGATGTATACAACAACCCAATCACAGCCGAAATTCAATTCGTAGTAGTGGGCGACGAAACTATTGCACTCGACCATGTTTTGAATTATCCAAATCCGTTTGTGAGCTACACCGAATTTTGGTTTTCTCACAACAGACCTTTTGAACCTTTAGACGTACAAGTACAAGTGATGACTATTACCGGTAAAATTGTTTGGTCTAAAAATCAAACCGTAACCACCGATGGTTTTCTTTGTAGAGAAATTACTTGGGACGGAAAAGATGATTTCGGCGACCGAATTGGAAAAGGGGTTTACGTCTATAAATTGACCGTAAAATCCACTTTATCGAATAAAAAAGCAGAAAAAATAGAAAAACTTGTAATCCTTTAG
- the gldJ gene encoding gliding motility lipoprotein GldJ, whose amino-acid sequence MKVNKIIAVKLLLSLVIMIGFTSCSKKSDSKGGSKATGWKINDKKGGFQYASKFKKQATGPGLVMVEGGTFTMGKVQDDVMHDWNNTPNQQHVMSFYMDETEVTNMMYMEYLNWLKTVFPPDQENYKNIYEGASPDTLVWRNRLGYNETMTNNYLRHPAYAEYPVVGVNWIQATEFAIWRTDRVNEKILEDQRYLKKDSKVTDMAADKVFSTEAYLASPSTSKGGDTNLVLQKGQKAGKAPKAAAAGSTNTAGNSPKNVYAQRSSGLILPEYRLPTEAEWEYAAAADVGQREYNAYKGQKKYPWSGTYTRSGKRQVRGDQLANFKQGKGDYGGIAGWSDDGADITNKVKSYPPNDFGLYDMAGNVAEWVADVYRPIVDDEANDFNYYRGNVYMKNKIGEDGKVELVTAETQVFDTLSNGKIVARNMPGQISQVPVDDKETYLRQNFDKSDNRNYRDGDKQSTRYFKFGNSEEGDEKGKLRDDQRMYDSPQHNVSTDSLGNMIKKYDKSNKRTTLVNDDVRVYKGGSWRDRAYWLDPAQRRYFPQDIATDYIGFRCAMSRVGPKADKKKRPRN is encoded by the coding sequence ATGAAAGTAAACAAAATTATTGCTGTAAAATTATTACTGTCATTAGTGATAATGATTGGTTTTACTAGTTGTAGTAAAAAATCCGATTCAAAAGGTGGTTCCAAAGCTACCGGATGGAAAATCAACGATAAAAAAGGTGGTTTTCAGTATGCTTCGAAGTTTAAAAAACAAGCAACTGGTCCGGGTTTAGTAATGGTTGAAGGTGGAACATTTACCATGGGTAAAGTTCAGGATGATGTTATGCACGATTGGAACAATACTCCAAATCAGCAACACGTTATGTCATTCTACATGGATGAAACAGAAGTAACCAATATGATGTACATGGAGTACTTAAATTGGTTAAAAACAGTTTTCCCACCAGACCAAGAAAATTACAAAAACATATATGAAGGCGCTTCTCCTGATACTTTAGTATGGAGAAACCGTTTAGGATATAACGAAACAATGACCAATAACTATTTAAGACATCCGGCTTATGCTGAATATCCTGTAGTGGGTGTGAATTGGATTCAAGCGACTGAGTTTGCTATTTGGAGAACTGACCGTGTAAACGAAAAAATTCTTGAAGACCAACGTTATTTGAAGAAAGATTCAAAGGTAACAGACATGGCGGCTGATAAAGTATTCAGTACTGAAGCGTACCTTGCTTCTCCTTCAACATCGAAAGGTGGAGATACTAATCTTGTTTTACAAAAAGGACAAAAAGCTGGTAAAGCTCCTAAAGCTGCTGCTGCGGGATCTACAAATACTGCAGGAAACAGCCCAAAAAATGTTTATGCTCAAAGAAGTTCAGGTTTAATTTTACCTGAGTACAGATTACCAACTGAAGCTGAGTGGGAATATGCCGCTGCTGCTGATGTAGGTCAAAGAGAATACAATGCCTACAAAGGTCAAAAGAAATATCCTTGGTCTGGAACTTATACTCGTTCGGGTAAAAGACAAGTAAGAGGAGATCAATTGGCTAACTTCAAACAAGGAAAAGGAGATTACGGTGGAATCGCAGGATGGTCTGATGATGGAGCCGATATCACGAACAAAGTTAAATCATATCCTCCAAATGATTTTGGATTATATGATATGGCAGGAAACGTTGCCGAATGGGTTGCCGACGTTTACAGACCTATCGTTGATGATGAAGCGAATGACTTCAACTACTACAGAGGTAACGTTTATATGAAAAACAAAATTGGAGAAGATGGTAAAGTTGAATTAGTTACTGCTGAAACTCAAGTTTTTGATACCTTATCAAACGGAAAAATTGTAGCGAGAAATATGCCGGGTCAAATTTCACAAGTGCCTGTTGATGATAAAGAAACTTATTTGAGACAAAACTTTGACAAATCTGACAACAGAAATTATCGTGATGGAGATAAACAATCAACAAGATATTTCAAATTTGGTAACTCAGAAGAAGGCGATGAAAAAGGAAAATTGAGAGACGACCAAAGAATGTATGATTCTCCTCAACACAATGTTTCTACCGACAGTTTGGGTAACATGATCAAAAAATATGACAAGTCAAATAAGAGAACGACTTTAGTTAATGATGATGTTAGAGTTTACAAAGGTGGTTCTTGGAGAGATAGAGCCTATTGGTTAGATCCGGCTCAAAGAAGATACTTCCCACAAGATATCGCAACAGACTACATCGGTTTTAGATGTGCCATGTCTAGAGTTGGTCCAAAAGCAGACAAAAAGAAAAGACCTAGAAACTAA